From Candidatus Nanohalococcus occultus:
CTGCGAAGACTGGGTTATAGCCTTCATAACTGTCTCGATAGTCTGACTTGGATACTCTCTGATCGCGCCGTGCGTTGAATCGAAAAGAGCGTCTTCAAAGGTCATTCCCATCCTTGTAACGTTTTCAGAGGCTTTCTGGAAAAGCCCTGATATCTCCATGTCCTTTGAATCCTCTGCTGCTTTCTGAAGTGCCACCTCAACAGGTGTGCCGCCGGAAACCTTGTTACCTAACTGGAAGAGTACGTCAGGGAACTGGCGCTCTATCTTCTGAAGTTTCTCGATAGCCTCCTTCCGATTACGGTTCCCGAGGTACATCGTGGCGCCTATACCGAGTCCAAGCCCGGAAGTGATCGAAAGACTTCTAAGCAACATCATAAGCGAGTCAGGATTGCTGACAGAACCGTAAAGACCTGGAACAGACGATACCTCCTCTGCGGTAAACGGATACATATGAGGGAACTGTAAATACCCAAGTAAACCGTAAACCGACAGCAAACCGAATATAACAACGCCTACAACCCATGAAGGTATCCGGATTTTCTGACCTGCTATTGTAAAACCTGTTTTTCCGCGTTCAGGCAGATAATCATCGTCAACAGGCTGTGTAGATGTTGTAGGCGGCCGAGACGTCAGAAGTCTCTGCATGAACCACCACAGCCCGGTAGGCAGCATAATATTGAACAGCATCACCAAATGAACCGGTGTTATGACACCCCCCATGAAAATCGAGACAAGAGGAAGCATAATAAGACCTAAGACCGGTAAAAGCGCACCCAATGCGTTAAGTATCATCACAGGTGTTTTCAGGCCCTGTGCATAGTGTTTCATCTTTTCCTGTGTGCCTTCGAGTATGTTATCAATTGAGTCCTGTAGCATGTCTTTCCGTCGCTCAGTGTTTGATTCACGCATAGCAGCCTCCAGCATCTGTAAGGACTGAAGATAATCGTCATTGTAGTCTTTCCAGACCTTAGTGTACTCTTCAAGCGATTTAGAAACCCTGGAATAGTTACCTACCTCCACATTCCAAAGAACCCTTTTCAGATCCGAGGCGATTTCTCCGTTGAGATTCAAAGCCGCGAAACGGACTGCGCCCTCGATGTTCGGAGAGCTACGCATATAGACAACCATGTAAAGTATAGACAGTATCATCTCTCCGGAAGACGTTATCATCTTCTCTTTAGCATCATAGACCGGTTTCAGGTAGGTATATGCCGTCGCGGAAATAGGGAATATTATAAGCAAAAACAGCATCTCCATCGGCAGCAGGTACTGAACAGTCGTCCCATCAGGCGTGCTGACAGTTGTGCCTGTCAGAAAGTTCAGGCCGATCAGAACCATCCACATCATGAAAGTTATGAAACCTACAAGCGTCGAAGCGCTAAGAACCATTCCTGGAGAGACTTCCCATCCAAGTAAACGAAGTGGAGGGCCGAGACGTTTCATAGACGATTCTCCTGCTCTTATATTAAACAAAGAGCCGGCTTTCTGGCAAAGACGTTCATAACGCGACAGACCTTGCTCTTGGACCTCCTCTTTCTTGTACTTCTTGTAATCCCTGGAATAACCTCTCTGAGTGTCGTTATCGTACGGCGGAAGCTCTATATCACGGTTAAGATTATTTACAATTCCTTTGAGCTTGTCTTTTTCATCTTCATTCATGGAACCCTACCCCGTATTCCTCTCAAGCCATTCATTCCAGCGCGCATAGATGCGCTCGGCGTTTTGCTCCCCATATTCTTGACTGACCTTATTAGCCAGTTTATGATACTTCTGATTGGCTTCAACTACGAAATCAGCCTCCATAATCTCCTGATTGTCGACCTCATGGGATCTCTCAACAAGTCTCTGTTTCATCTTCTTTCTGAGCTGTATGTTGTCCCATACAGCCTCCCAGTCGTTTTTCCACTCCCGGATATTTTCAGCGATCCTGTTAAGAACCATTGATTCGCCGTTAAGCAATGTATCAGTTGGTACAAGCTCGTCTTTGTTCGAATCATACCGCATAAGATCAACGAAGCCGTTTTCCTCTTCAGGATCGTCTGTCCAGTCCTTTCTAACTTCTGTTATGCCCGTTATACGTCTGTAGGTCTCCATACCATCCGGTGAACGGATCTTGTTGACGCTGACGATGACGTCAGTTGCTTTGAAAGAGGTTTTTGGAACCCCTAGGTCGTTTACAACCCGGTCGAATACAGAGTAGGCTGACTCTCCGTGGATAGTTCCTCCAACAAAGTTTGCTACGGCCCCCACACGCATGGCCTCGTAAAGAGTTTTAGCCTCATCGCTTCTAACCTCTCCAATTACAAGCGCGGAGTCTCCAAGCCGCAGAGAAGTACGGATAGCCTCATCCGCTCCGAGTTCGTTTTCCACCTGTGTAATTACCGAACGTGATTTCATCCTTTCGACGTTGTAACCCAAGTCCTTCATCTGATTGATCGGCAACTCGAGAGTGTCCTCTACGGAGACTATCCTGTGTTTTTTCATTATCTCAAGCATGGAGGCGCCTAATAGAGATGTCTTTCCGGCTCCACGGGTTCCTGAGAAAAGCACAGAACGGTTTCCGTCCACGATGAAAGATATCAATGCGGCTCCTAGCGGGTTAACCATGTCCTGGTCCATGAAAAGCGGTAATGTCCAGGCCTTGGATCTGTGACGTCGGAAGGCAAAGGCCAGGCCCTCTGGCGAGAGGCTTTCCTGTATTATAGCTACTCTTGCCCGACCTCCCGGTACCTGTGCTTCCGTATCGAGTACAGGGTTGGCTTCATCCAGTGGACGGCCTGATTTGATTCTGAAACGTGTTGCCCAGGATTCTGCCTCGTCTTTGGTCGGTATAAGGTTGGTCTCACACTCTTCGTACTCTTCGTGAGTTATGAATATCTCCGAGTCTCCGATAGGCGAGTTTACAAAAACGTCTTGGATCTTCGGATCGCTTAGTAAAAGCTCTAGAACTCCCAGACCAGAAGTGTACCTGTTCAGTATTGCTGTCAGGTCCTCGAGTTCTTCCTGATTGAGAGAGATGTTCATCTGGTTGGATATATCCCGCAGCATGTCCCTTCCAATGTTTTCGAAAACCTGGCGCATACGTTCCGGGCGGGCGAACTCTCCGCTTTCCGGCTGGTGAGAGGCCATAAACCGCCGGGCGGCATCCAGTATCCGGTACTTTTCCTCGCTTAACTGGAACTCCGGAGCATTCACATGGTAGACCGGCTGGACCTTGTCCGGTACCTCGTAGATCGAGACCTCGATGTTGTTTCTAACCGTATACCGGTCGATCTCCTTGCCTCTCTCCGGAGGCAGGCTCATGTACTTTGTAAGCATGAAGTTCGGACGTACAAGCGGGTGGAAAAACTCTCTGTAGACCTCACGATCGCCGACGTGATGACCTGTCACGTAGTCGTTGTCTCTTGCCTGCTGTATTAGCTGCGTTTCCTCCAGCTCATCGAGTATTGGATCGATTACATCCTGGAAAAAGTATTTGATACACCTATCCTTCCGTTCGTATGTTTCTCCACGCTGCTGGTTGAGATGCCGTCGTTTACGCAGCAGTTCGACGTAGGCACCGACCGGATCCTTTCTTAACGTATCTACGATTATGCTCTGGACCTCAGGCAGCTGTTCGCTGTAAAAGGAATCGCAGCGAGATCCAGGGTTCTGGGAAAGGTATCCCTGTGCGGATATATCCTGTATTACATGCGCTATCTCTCTAAGCAGATCGATCTGTTCTTCGCCGTATTCGTAATCCCGTGATTCGGAGAGTACTACCGAGTTCGCATCCGGGACTTCCTGTAGTATGTTTATTACACGGCTCATTACCTGTTCGTAGTCCTCGATGGATGCTCCGTAGATAGAGCCGAGGACGTTGACACTGACTGTAGCCGTGTCTTCATCGTACTCGTAGTCGAAAACGTCGAGATTGTGAACAGTCATGCCCCTAGGATTATTATTCAGGCGGGCGTGAATAAAAGATGTGGCCCGCCAGCAAGACACTTTAAACCAGGTTGTAAACCGAGTAAACGACTTCAACCGTCGTATCCGAGACCTGGAAGAGAAGATCCGTAACATGAACGCAAGGGTAAACACCTTGGATGACAGTCTTTTAGACAAGACCCAGTCTCTAAGCAACAACATGCAGGACTTAGAGGATGAGATCGAGGAGGTTCGGGACCGTATCGCGAACATGGAAGTCGACATCAAAGAGATAAACAGGGAGAAAAGAAAGTTTGTCTCCGAACAGCAGCTGGATGAGATGGAGAACTTCATGAAGCTGATGAATCCTTTGAACTCGAACTTCGTGACCCAGAACCAGTTAGAGGATGAACTGGACGGCCGGGAAACGGTTTCGAAAAAGGAAGTTGAGAAAATGATAGACAGAAAGATAAAAAGCAAGCAGAGCGAATCTAAAACTGGTTTGGAATGAAGTTTGAACTATTCGGCCGATTACGGGACAATGATGGCGGAGACAGTGCTTCGAGCGACAGCGAGTACGGCTCGAGTTTTGGAACCGCCAACGACCAGATGAGTATGGGCGATAGCCTAGACAGAACTGTAGAAAGCATGTTTTCACAGGGCTACAGCGAAGACGAGATAAAACAGGAACTGGCCGGACAGTACAACGAATCGGATATAGATCAGGCAATCACTAACGCGGTTGCCTCATCGGCGCAGGGTAATTCCCGTTCCAACGGACCGGAACCGATGACACCGTACCAGAGCGATCAAAGCGGTGGCGCGGTAAGCCCTATGGACGAAGGCTTCAATAGGAACCAAGAGCAAAACGATAGTATGGATAACGGAAACTTCGACCAGCAGCCCGATCAAGACCCGGAGCCTATACCTCAGCAAGGCGGGCAGATGGATCAGCCTTCACGTAGCGGGAACGTCGATCCAAGGGTAGAAGAGCTGGTTGAGACAGTTATAGCCGAGAACATCGATGATATTTTCTCAGAGTTCGAAAACGTTTACGGCGAAATTGATAGTATCAAAGAACAGATGGAGGATATGGAACAGCGTCTTCACGACCTCGAGGTTCGTGACGATGAGGACCAACAGCAGTTCGTCCAGAAAGTCGAAGAGATGGAGAGCCATGTCGATAACTACCAGTCACGTATCGGCGGACTCGAGAAAGCATTCCAGCAGGTACTTCCATCACTTGTGGACAACGTCCAGGATCTCACCGGTCTTGTACAAGAGATCAAAGACGAGAGAGGTATCGAGACAGAAAAAGACATCGATACCGAGAAGATCGAAAACATGAATATGGAAGACTGGTAAAACAGCCAGTCAGATAATTTTTCCCTGAATATTAGCCTCTGCTTGTTTCAGTCAGATCAAAATAAACTTTTACTCGTCGTCTCCGCCGCCACCGCCTGCGGTCACTGCTACGAGAATAATTATGAATATCATTGTCAAGACCGGCATTACCGCATCCTCCCAGACGCTGCCTGATGTCTGTGGGATCAGACCAGTTATATCGTACTGGTAGAGGAATACAAGCACTAAGGCGATTAAGCTGAACCCGATGGCAATACCTCCGATCGGATTGTCCTCTCTATCAATCTCTGAGAAATCGATCCCGCCGATCGCAGCCAGGACGATTATCCCGATCAAGCCTACAGCCACGAAAGCCAAGGCCGCCATAAAATTGGTGAAAAGACCTTCTGGGACGAACATCACCATACCTGCCGAGGTAAGGAATCCTAGGGAAAGTGCGATGGCGCCATTAACCATTTCATCCTCAAAGTACTCGTACTTGCTGAGCGCACCGTAAGTCACAGACATGACAATCAGCCATGGGAAGATCACCTGGAACACTCCCATGTCCATCATAGTTCTGACTAGTTCATCAAATACTCCCATTTATTTTCTCACCTCAGTCATCGTCCCAGTCCTCAGTCCATGCCGATGGATCAAGCATCAGTCTTCTTAGAGGCGGGCCTCCGCCACCGTCATCGCCGCCCTCGCTTAACGTCCATAGGAGGACTCCTCCGATGACAACCGCCCAGATCAAACCGGATTCAACTAATCCGTTGATGATAGGAGCTATAGCTCCGACGTTAAGCTCTGTTAATATTGGTGGCCCGAAACCTCCTGCAGAGGTGAAAGCCGCACCTGCCATAGCAACAGCAGCGAGTATCAGTAGCGGGCCTGGGAAGTAGCTATTGTCGTCTCCGAGATCCAGTCCCAGGAACGCAAGTATAGTCATTAAACCCAGCAG
This genomic window contains:
- a CDS encoding type II secretion system F family protein, which encodes MNEDEKDKLKGIVNNLNRDIELPPYDNDTQRGYSRDYKKYKKEEVQEQGLSRYERLCQKAGSLFNIRAGESSMKRLGPPLRLLGWEVSPGMVLSASTLVGFITFMMWMVLIGLNFLTGTTVSTPDGTTVQYLLPMEMLFLLIIFPISATAYTYLKPVYDAKEKMITSSGEMILSILYMVVYMRSSPNIEGAVRFAALNLNGEIASDLKRVLWNVEVGNYSRVSKSLEEYTKVWKDYNDDYLQSLQMLEAAMRESNTERRKDMLQDSIDNILEGTQEKMKHYAQGLKTPVMILNALGALLPVLGLIMLPLVSIFMGGVITPVHLVMLFNIMLPTGLWWFMQRLLTSRPPTTSTQPVDDDYLPERGKTGFTIAGQKIRIPSWVVGVVIFGLLSVYGLLGYLQFPHMYPFTAEEVSSVPGLYGSVSNPDSLMMLLRSLSITSGLGLGIGATMYLGNRNRKEAIEKLQKIERQFPDVLFQLGNKVSGGTPVEVALQKAAEDSKDMEISGLFQKASENVTRMGMTFEDALFDSTHGAIREYPSQTIETVMKAITQSSQKGTQMAAVTMMTISRYLQNIHRTQETLNDLLEETTTTLVMLSYILAPIVSAIAVGMSQTIMTAMFKISQSFTDLESNQAPSAGFGFAQDIGGAIPPEALQLVVGVYLIQLLYILGTFSTKITKGEEPTYRALTIGKMLISGVIIYSLVMITISWLFGGVVSSVATG
- a CDS encoding ATPase, T2SS/T4P/T4SS family — translated: MTVHNLDVFDYEYDEDTATVSVNVLGSIYGASIEDYEQVMSRVINILQEVPDANSVVLSESRDYEYGEEQIDLLREIAHVIQDISAQGYLSQNPGSRCDSFYSEQLPEVQSIIVDTLRKDPVGAYVELLRKRRHLNQQRGETYERKDRCIKYFFQDVIDPILDELEETQLIQQARDNDYVTGHHVGDREVYREFFHPLVRPNFMLTKYMSLPPERGKEIDRYTVRNNIEVSIYEVPDKVQPVYHVNAPEFQLSEEKYRILDAARRFMASHQPESGEFARPERMRQVFENIGRDMLRDISNQMNISLNQEELEDLTAILNRYTSGLGVLELLLSDPKIQDVFVNSPIGDSEIFITHEEYEECETNLIPTKDEAESWATRFRIKSGRPLDEANPVLDTEAQVPGGRARVAIIQESLSPEGLAFAFRRHRSKAWTLPLFMDQDMVNPLGAALISFIVDGNRSVLFSGTRGAGKTSLLGASMLEIMKKHRIVSVEDTLELPINQMKDLGYNVERMKSRSVITQVENELGADEAIRTSLRLGDSALVIGEVRSDEAKTLYEAMRVGAVANFVGGTIHGESAYSVFDRVVNDLGVPKTSFKATDVIVSVNKIRSPDGMETYRRITGITEVRKDWTDDPEEENGFVDLMRYDSNKDELVPTDTLLNGESMVLNRIAENIREWKNDWEAVWDNIQLRKKMKQRLVERSHEVDNQEIMEADFVVEANQKYHKLANKVSQEYGEQNAERIYARWNEWLERNTG